In the genome of candidate division KSB1 bacterium, the window CCTGAAAGATTTTGCTGCCGTCAATCAGGGAAGCGTTGAATTGCGCGACCTGCCTTCTATCCGATTTATGAAGCTTCTGCTTGATTTTGAGAAACCGGTGGTGGCTGCGGTCAAAGGAACCGCAGTTGGCATTGGAGCGACGCTGCTGCTGCACTGCGATGTAGTCGTAGCCGGAAAGTCCACTATTTTTGCACTACCTTTTACGAAGATAGGCGTGGTGCCGGAGTTTGGCAGTACCTACATTTTGCCGGCGATTGCCGGACGTGTGCCGGCCAGCCAGGTGCTTCTCCTCGGGGAGTCTTTTGGTATCGAAAAAGCCGAACAATTTGGCCTTGCCAGCACCGTCTGCAAAGACACAGAAGTCGATGCAAAAGCCATGCAGAAATGCCAGGAATTGGTTGCGCTACCGCCCAAAACTTTGCGGGATGTCAAAGCGCTGATCAAGTCCTCCAGCAATCCTGACAAGCTCGACCAGGTTATTGAGACGGAATTGAAGCTTTTTGCTCAGGCCTTGAAATCAGAAGAGCACCGCCAGGCACTGGCTGCTTTTTTTGCTAAATAAGTATTGAATCCGAATACAGTGCTGAATCTTAATTCAATTTCTATAGACTTCTGCAAAACAGGACACAAAGA includes:
- a CDS encoding enoyl-CoA hydratase/isomerase family protein — translated: MKKPVLIEKTAGILSMTLNRPEKKNALSMEMYEMLGDGLVEAAKDDAVRAVLINAAGDSFCAGNDLKDFAAVNQGSVELRDLPSIRFMKLLLDFEKPVVAAVKGTAVGIGATLLLHCDVVVAGKSTIFALPFTKIGVVPEFGSTYILPAIAGRVPASQVLLLGESFGIEKAEQFGLASTVCKDTEVDAKAMQKCQELVALPPKTLRDVKALIKSSSNPDKLDQVIETELKLFAQALKSEEHRQALAAFFAK